From the genome of Halobacteriovorax marinus SJ:
CTTTCTTTCTAAGGGATGCAATTTTGGCCTCAACCTTAGCGTTATACTTATCTACTTGTTTACGCTCAAAGATCTCGGCCATTTTTAAAATATAGTCGAGATCCATTTTACCTTTATGACTTATAATAAGTGGATACTCGTAGGTATCTTGTAGAGACTTTGAAGTAAAATTCAAACAATTAAAAACAATAATAAAAGGAGTGTAATTCTCAGTGTCCTTTACTCTCTTAACAAGTCTTCCCAAGTGATTGAGAGAATTTGTCTCTCGCTCTTTAAGCTCTTCTTCTAGTGCTTCTTTTTCAACGAGAGTGAGGTTTGGATTATTAAACTTATCAAGAAAAGTTTTAGAAATAAGATTCATTCCAATGAGGTGAGGAAATACTTTTCTTAAGCTCTCTACATCTTCGGTTAAAACCGTTTGCAATCTAATTGTATATGGGAATTGATCTAGAGAGGTCTTCACACTATCTAAGAAATTCATCTCTCCATCAAAAATAAGAATTTTAGTTTTCTTAGGGTTAGAAAAAGTTATTTTATCATTAACCCACGCTAGATGCTTCTTCTTGCACACTCTTACTTCATTCGCGTGCTCTTCTTGTTTAATCTTAAGATTATTTTGAAGCTCTGTTAAACGATTCTCTTTTGCCTTTGGATCTTCTAAAGCGTTAGCCGTCTCAAGGTCGGCTTCCGATATGGATGGCTCGCTTACAAATTGAATACCAAGTTCATAAGAGTAATCAAAATCATAATAGAGATCACTATCACTCACACTATTAACAATGAACTGCTTAGAGGGAATAGTCTCTTTAGGAAATGATGTAGACAATTCTAAAACATCACCTTTAGATTGATGAAAGTTCCCCTCTGCACGAATATACTCAGGGGTAATATAACCAACTCTGAAGTCATTAATCAATGAAGCAGATACAGGTGCTTTAAACTTCCCTTTTGCAAAGGTTGGTTTTGCAACTTGCTTTTCAAATGCTACGTACATCGGGTGATAGACAACATCATGAATTTCTCCACACTTTACGTGGGTAAAATCAACTCCTGAAGCCGAACATTCTCTCAAATACTTCTTAGACTCTACTAACCCAACAATGGGAACATGATCTAAAGTAGACAAACGCTTGAGTTGTCTAGAGAGCTTTAAGAAGGACTTAGTATTTACTGAGAAATCTATATAGATAATTTTAGGATTAAGCTTAAGAATATCTACCAGAAGTGAAAGATAAGAGGACTCATCTTCTGTAAAGCTAATGACAAAGGAAAAGTTCAAAGATTCATATCTCTGCTTAAATCTCTGCTCTAAAGACTGGAAATATCCTTTATCATTTCCGCAATAGACAATAATATTTGAACTTTTATTTATTTCCGCCATCTTACCTCTTCAATAAAATTATACGAGGTAAAGCAATTCTGTACAAGAATAATGCCTTTAACAAAATATACTTTGTGTTTTCAACGAATTACAGACCTAAAGAAAACCTTAAATTTCAAAGTCATCATAGGTCTGACCAAAATGTTCGTCAAAGTCCTTAGTAAAGTACTTGCGAACGAAGTATTGACCTGAGCGAATGGTAGAAATGAAATTGTAATCTTCCAGACTTCTAAGCGATTGGTAGATATCTTCTAAATTAATACCTAAATGCTTTGCCATTTCTGTGTGACTCATTAATTGAGAAATACCATGCTCTTTATAAAGGTTTGGTCTACACCAAACTCTTCTATATAAGTACATGAGAACCATAATCTCAACTCTAGTTAATTTGAAATGAGTAAGTATTTGATCAAAGAAAATATCAGGGATCTTTGAAATTGTAGGATTGGCATTGTGAGAGTCACTAAGCTTAGCACTCTCATCGGCGCTCTTAGATCTGTGATCAGCTAATATAGAATGTAAATCAACCATAGATATATCCTCTATTAAACCATACCTATAGTTATTGTCACATAGATTTAAATTTGAGGCTACACTATTTATTTAGGCAATAATTTCCCGTCCCATGAGTAGAAGTTCATGTTTTTTAAAGGGCCTAGAGACTTCGTGTTCAAATCCCAAGGCCCTATAGAAACCAAGATTATTCGCATCTGTAGAAGTAATTAAGTGTACACCATCTACTCCAGAGTTATTTAACTCGCTTAAGTAGTGCTCCACTAGTTTTCTACCAATGCCTTTACCTTGATGGTTGGGGCTACAATTAATGTGAAAGTGTGCAGGGAACCTTTCAAAACAATCTTCAAATGTTTCAGGTCCAGGAATGATAAACTTCGACAAGGCCTCTTTAGAGTTCAAATGACCAGAGAGATAGCCAGCGACTCTCTTATCTATTAAACAAAGAAAGAATTCTCTTGAGCTATACTCTAAATAGTCACCACACCACTTTTGAAAGAAAGACTCTCTATGATCACTATCTTTAAATGTCTTTATTGAACTGCAAGCGAAGAAGATCTCTTTTATTTGATTTAAATACTCTTTTTGAATGTCATTGCTTAAGCTTGCGTATGAGACAATTTCCATATTCTAATCTTAGCAAGAAAAAACTATTTTTTAAGGAGATGACAATAAATTCCTAGCATTGAAATTTCACTTCTTTTTATTGTAGGTAAGATTTCTCTGTAAAGGTCACTCTCCACAAAATCTTCAAAGAGAAAAGTCTTTAGTGAAGAACTTAGGTAGAACTCAATTAGCTCTGGTGAAATTCGGTTCACTCCCTTCTTAAGCCTTGCTAGTTTTAAAAATAAAGATCTAGCGCAAAACTGATCAAAGCTATCGTTTGCTATATCTTTTTCAAGTTTCGAAAGTTCGACGAGGTAGAATTCTCTTAGATTTAAAATATCATTTACTGTGGTTTTCTTAATATTAAAATTTGTAGCAAGCTGTTGTACTTCTTGGTCTGCTATTTCTCTTTGAGTTGAAAAATAAAGGACAAGATCAACTAGATGATAGCATTCTTTAAAAGCTTTAAAGTTAAACTTACTAAACTCCTCTGCCCAACTCGGTAATTTAAGAGCGAATTTTCTTCTAGAGAAATCCATTTCATAAGCAAGATTCTCTAAACCAATCTTTCTTCCCTCTTGAACAAAGTAATGAAGAGATAATTTATTCAAGTTAAAGTAAACCAAGTCATCTTTTATTCTTCTGCTTAAAGTAAGATTATGAGCAACTTTAAATCTCAATGTTCTAAGAAGCCTTACTGGATCTTTAAAGAAATCATCTGTAATAAAATCTAATTCTCTCTTTTGCGCGGCCTCTACTCCACCATATGGATCGATGAGAGAGAACTCCTCAGTAAACTCGACTCCAATTGCATTTAGAGTAAAGTCCCTTCGAGCAAAAGATTCTTCGTAAGTGAAGTTACTAGAGAATTCTGCACGAAAGTCAGAGTGCCCATAATCACCTATATTAGGTTCATAGACTTCTTTTCGAGGACTTGAGATTTCAAACTCAATTCCTTTAAATGTCACACGGTATATATTAAATTTTAAACTCTCTACCGCTACACCAAGTGGTTTCATCTCTTTAAAGAGATCTTTTAAAATACTTGGCCAAATTGCATCATCGACAAATTTCTGAGATCTGATTTCAAAATCTAAGTCATCAGAAAGTTTTGAATAGAGTATAAAATCTCTAACGGCACCGCCAATTAAAGTTAATTTAAATCCGCGATCATTTAATAATTTATTAAATTCTAATACTGGAGCAGGCAATGCATTTTTTAATTCAACTAGCATTGGAGTTCACAACTTAGTTTAGAGGGTTCTCGCTATTTGTTAACATAGCAAGAGTCGACTGAATTCTAAGTAGCTCCTCACTTCCCTTATGATAGACAATATAAAACTTACCATTAGAGACTTCGAACTTCTCACCAAGCGTGTTTAATTTATCTTTAAAGAATGAACGATTTAGAACATGCTTTGGAACAACTGCAAGTCCCATCCCCTGCTGAACAGCTTGGAGCATATTCCCATGTGAATTTATGATATAGCGTACGTTGAACTTCTTCGGGAACTTCCCAAAGATATCTTTACACCACTTTTGTAGTAGGTGATCTTCTTGTTCAAAAAGAATAGTAGGAAGTGTCGAGATATCTTCCAAAGTAATATTTTCTGGATCAATATCAAAGTCACAATCTTTTGGATAAACCACTGTTGACATCTCTTCACTTAATAACGTCTTCTCACCTACTGATGGAAGAGATTCTTCAGGAAGAATTAGGAAGTCTAATTGATAACTTTCAAAGGCCCTTACTAAGTCTTCTTGAAAGCCTAGAGTAATCTGCACAGTCAAATCATCCCACTTCTTTGCATACTCTAACATCTCGTGAGCGAGCCAAGACTTACCAACACCTGTTAGTGTTCCAATTCTCACTTTACCAGACATACTTTCTTTATCGTTTTGAATTTCCTCTAATGTGTCCCCAAGATTTCCAAGAAAACTAGAGGCCAAAGAAAAGAGTTTCTCACCCTCAGGAGTTAGAACAACTTTCTTTCCAGATCTTTTAAAGAGCTTAACTTCTATTTTATTCTCTAAATTTTTGATACTTTGTGAAATTGCAGATTGAGTAACATTTAAATCTTCCGCCGCTTTTGAGAAACTCTTAGCTCTTGCCACAGCAACTAATGTTTGCAATTGAGATGTCTCAATCATAGTAATTCCTTTATCATAGGTTAGAAAAGATTAGGTATAACTTATATCAACAATTAGTTCAAGAGAAATTCTTTAATATGAAAAAAAAACGGCCCAAAGAACTGGGCCGCTAGATTATTTACAATTTACCTTTTTCGAATAATTCCTGCAACGCTTTTAAGCGAGTAATTTTATAGACAATCTCATTGTGTCCTTGACCAAAATTACTACCTACACAATAGCCTGAGGTATCAAAGTCCTGGGCACCTTGAACTAGAATTCCTTCTACTTCACCTGTTTTTTCATTAAAGACTGGTGAGCCAGAATTTCCACCGTATGTATCTAAGTTGGTCTTAAATGTTTTTCCAAACGATCCCTTAACTGTCGCATTATCTGCAACCTTAAGTGGTAGCCCCATTGGATGACCAATGACAAAGACATCTGCTCCATTCTTTACTTTACCTTTTGTTCTAAACTTAAGTGGAGCGCGACCCTTTACTTTTCTATCCAATTTAATGATAGCGTAATCAGTTGTTCCAATAATAGGAAGACTCACTTCATCTCTAGCGATGATTTCTTTACAGCCGTATACATCCTGATCCTTAATTAATTCATCATCTACAGTGAAATTAAATACCCACTTATTATAAGTACAGTCGCTAACCTCTCGCACACAATGACCGGCGGTAACAAGAGTATCTTCTCCAACGAGGAAACCAGTACAGCTCATAAGTGTTGGTTGATTTACAAATCTCTCACCTGGACACGCATTTATACGCTCACCAAGAGATAGACTAGAGTATGTTGAATATCCATTATATCTTGAAGGAGATAGGTCGTAGAAATTAACCATACCAGCGACAGATTGAGAAAGCTTATGAACAGCTCTACTTGAGTGCTCTTTAATCTCTTTTCTATCATCTTTTCCATAAATGACCTTAGGTGTACTGATGGCCATTGCATTGCTGGCCATAAGTAATACGCAGAGGGCCTTAGTCACTACTTTCATATAAACCTCATTTTAAGTGTCTCAACACGGTGCAACATACCACTAAAAACGAGGATTCTGTGAAACTTAGTAAAAATTACTCTTAGCTAAGTATCTATAATTACTTACTCTAAATTATATTTTGTCCCAAAGAAGAGAAAACTCCCTCCCCTTGAGCTCGTAACTCCTCTACCACTTTGATCTTTAAAGCTAGCATTAATAAAACCTTTATTACTAGCACTAAGCTTAACCAATCTAACTTTGATGGCCTCACTATCTCCCTTAAGCGGTCGATCAGAGAAATCTATGGTGATTGAATCATCACGAAACTCAGAACTAGAATACATACAACTAAATCCAATTTGTCCCGACAAAGGATTTTGATGGGCCACTGTTTTCTTACATGAGCGGTAGCGCTCTTTAAATTTAATTGTAACTTTATCAGGAGAATCTTTTGTTCTAATAATAGTAAACTCTCCATCGTCTTTCCCTTTTAAAAAGAGAGTTCTATCCATTTTAACTTCTTCTCTATCAAGTTTAACGGCTTTAGAAAGTTCCACCTCAGAAATACAATCATGGCAATCGTAATTAATACTTGAATTAGGACCACTCTTAGCTTCCTTTAGGATATCAACTTTTTGAACAGTCTCTTTAAGTGATTCGTAATTCTCTTCATCTTTGCCCGCATAGCTTAAGCTCTGACAAAGGAGAAAGAATAGGATTAACTTAACTTTCATAATATCTCCTACATTGATTTTAACTCTTCTATTAATTCATTATATTTTTCTTTACTCATTGCAATGGTCTCACCGGCTTGATCTACAATAACAATGGTGGACATTGTAGCAACTGCACCAGCAGCTGGATAAACGGCTCCAACAACTGTAGGGGTTAAGACTAACCAACCAAACTCTGTCACAGCAAAAGTATTCCACTGCTCCTTACTGAAACCACCTGTCGCATCCGAAAGACCACCTTCTAAAGCACGAATGGTACTATGCTTGGGAGGTCCATATTTTTCACTGAGATCTTTTGCTAATTTCTTTATCGTTATTTTATCAAATGTCTTACTCACACCTTTTGGCATAGAGAGAACACCTGCTTCATCTAGAGCGACTCTTGCGTCGTGTGTACAAGCTTTCGAGAAACCACCCTTCTTAGCAACATTGTGAATGGTCTCTAATTGAGCAGGAGTAATATCAATTAAGTAGTGAGATCCTGGAACATAATTGTCCAAACTCTCAAAGCTATCTGCTTTCTTATTACTTGCTAGAGTTCTTCCATTCACTCTTCTTGGAAAGAGCCAAGAAGGTCCGTCAAATGAGAAGGCCTTCATAACTTTCTCACCATTCTCTTCAACCTCTTTAAAGTAGCGAAGAGTAATATGACCTCGTCCCGAATTGAATTCAACAACGACACTCTTTCCTCTAAGTTCTGAGGGAACCATATCTGATAACTTATAAACTGAATTATTATTGGCAAATATCTCAACTCCTACACATAGCTCTTTATGACTAGCAAGAATTTTAGGATCAAGACATTTTCTATGTATTCCTTCAATGGTGCTTGAATGCTCAAGTGAGAAGTCCTTACATTTTTTTGAACTTCTATTTTTGATACAACTCTTAAAGAGCGCACTACTTAAAACCTCTTCCTCTGCACTCGTGGCCTTAAATGAAGACTTTGGTATATATGGATTATTTATTGCCCTTGCAATTGGTCCACTTAAAGCTGGAAGAAATGGAAGTGCATCTAGTCCACTAAGAAGCGACGCCGTTACACAGGCCTTCATATTTCTCTTTTTTAAGTAGTGAGGAGAATCATTTAATGACTTACTTGGGCAACTAAAGTTTTGATCGCTTTCACTTACTTGTTCAAGTTTATTTAACTCTTCGTTACAGGTCTCTATTGAATTATCAATACTATTAACAAAGTAAGCACTATCTGCACCTATAGCAGCTGCTCTAGATGTCAGTGCGATTCTCCCTAACTGTCCTGCTCTTACCGCAAGAGCTGCACCACCGGTCACTACTGTTAAACCAATATTTAAACTCGTTTGAGCCGCAAAGGAATTGAAGTCATTTTTCAAATTACGACTTCGATCTAAACACTCTGGAAGTTGATATAACTCCTCTCTCGCCAATTGCCTCATTCTCGATTGTGGCCCAGCACTTAACTCTTCTCTATTGAATTGGTAGGGAGTACTTTGATAAGGAATTTCTCTAAACTTTTCCTCAAACTCATCACAATTGCCACTGTCTCCATAGAGAATACAATTACCAATTGAGATATTGCTCTTTATCTTCTCTCTCAATGCTCTCTTATTACTAATGAGCTGTTCTTTTAGATGACTTCTAAAAGTCGACGCAGACGTCTCTTCTCCATCTAAGATATTTTCTATATGCTGTGATAATTTATCCCCTTGTAGGAGAGGATACTCACCCTTTAAGAAATGGACACTGGCCTTTAATTCATTCACTTTCTTCGTTCTTAATGCAACAGCGCCACGACCACGATATTTTGACCTCACTTCTTTTATTTTTTTAGAAATTGCAATAATTGGCGCAATAGCATCTTCATAGAGATGCTCTGATAACTCACCCAACCCCATTTGAGGCTTACAAGCTTTCTTTTTAAGCTCTTCACATAGATAAGAATTCTTAGGTAAATTATATTCAGCACATGGAAGATCTAGGTCTAAGTTTCTTCCAAGTATGGAATTAATTTGAATCATTTCATTAGAGAGTTTCTGAGTGTTGTCACCGATCTTATGTAGATAGTTATAGCTCATGGCCACTGCAACTTTCTTTTGAGACTCGACTTGTTCATGATTTTTATAATTAGTATCAAAGCACATTGAGAGTGATTTTTGAAAATAATCCTCTTTAAGCCCTAAGTCTCGAGCAGATCTATTTGCAAGAGAGCGCTCGAGCTCTGCTGACGAAATTGAATTAATTGAAGGAACTGTTTTCTTACAACTTTGCCAAGGAGAATCACTGAGCATCCAAAAAAAGAGTCCAGTCTCACTATCATGCTCAAATTGCTTGGCCATATAAGGACAACTTCTCTCTTCTAGAACTCGTTGACCGCACTGTACTCGAAATGGCTTATTTAAAGAATTTAGAGAGCTCTCAACTAAACCTATGAGACTAGTATCCTCCATAGACCAAGTAGGACTAGCAAATAGAAAAAATAATAGAAATAATCTCTTCACTCTCTTCATAATAATACATGAGCGTATCGGTCAATTATACTATATGCTTTAGTGAAATTGTGATTTCGGGGGTTTACTTAAGGTATTCTAGGTTGAAAACGCTCTCGCCCATGCAGTCAGCATTACTTCTGACTCTTTCGCACCTATTGGCCACAAAGCATCCTCTCGATAGATCTTTTACATAATCTAGGGAGCCACGAACTAGAATTCCAACGACTTCTCTACTCTTTGTTAAAAGTACTGGAGAGCCAGAGTTTCCAGCAAAAGTGTCTAGATTTGTTTTAAAGCTCTCACCACTAATCTCTTCAACTCTACCATTCATTGCAAATTTTAGAGGAAGATTAGAAGGATGTCCGATAGTGAAAAGCTTCTCACCCTTCTTTAAAGACTTCTTAGAAATTCTTAAAGGAGTGACTCCAACTACAGAGCGATCAAGTTCAATGAGTGCATAATCTCTCTTTCCAGAAGATCTCTTTATAACTCTCTTGCAAGAGTAGACGCTATCTCTATGGATTTTACCTTCTCGCATCTTTGATTCACTTAGGCCAAAGCTCCACAAATAATTCGAGCATGCTTTCTTACCAGTGATACAGTGTCCAGCAGTCAAGAGCCTATTGCTTGATACAAGAAAGCCCGAACAAGTAGAAAGAGTTTGTTGAGAATGAAAGGCTTCATCAGAGCATAGGTACCCATTTCTAAATTGATTTCCCATCATCTCTTCACCCAGAGTTTTAGTAGAGAAATAGTAGCTTGTTCCTTGAAGACTAAGTTTTGACTTAGCGATCATTGCACCTGTGGCATCGCCCAGCCTCTTGTACTCCAAAGAGACCTCGCTATATTCGAGTCTATCATCCTCACCGTAGATGGCCTTCACAGAGGCATGTGAATATGAGGATAAAACTAGTGCAATAAGAAGAATAAATTTCATGTGCCATTACTAGCACCCTAGGTAAATACTTTGAATGAGCTTTGAAAAAATGACAAAAAAAAAGCCTATCCGAAGATAGGCTTATTTTTTTAAAATTTGCTTCCTTGCTCACACGACAGGCGCTAACGCTTCTGTCATGTGCCAAGGTGCGAGCGCGCAATCCACACTCACAATGCAACACTATCGTGATTGCAATGTGCTATGGCAAACTCAGCGTCATAGTCCTATCAGGACTATGACCGCAGGTTAGTCATCATTCGCAAGTTTTTCAGCTCTCTCTTTCATAACATCAGATTGGATGTTTGAAGGACAGTCATGGTATCTTGAGAATTCCATTGTATATGTTGCTTTACCAGCAGACATTGATCTTAGGTCATTTGAGTAACCGAACATCTCAGAAAGAGGTACTTCAGCATTGATGATAACTTCTCCACCTGGATCAGTTTCAGAACCTTGGATCATCCCTCTTCTAGAAGAAAGGTCACCAATAACACCACCCTGATACTCATCTGGAGTTGTTACTTCAACTTTCATAATTGGCTCCATAAGAACTGGTTGAGCAGCGTTGATCGCTTTTCTCATCGCCTGTCTTGAAGCAATTCTAAAGGCCATATCAGATGAATCAACATCGTGATACTTACCGTCTTGTAGGAAGATTTCACAGTCAATAACTGGGAACGCTGCAAGAGGACCTTTATCCATAACGTCTTGGAAACCTTTTTCACAAGCACCAATGAATTCGTTAGGAATTGAACCACCTTTAATTTCGTTGTTGAATCTAAATACTTGGTCTTCTTTCTCTTTTCTATCAGCTGCAAGTGGCTTAAGTACACCAACAACTTGACCGAATTGACCAGAACCACCAGTTTGCTTCTTGTGAGTATAATCAAAAGGAGCTTCAACTCTAATAGTTTCTCTATAGTTAACCTGTGGAGCACCAACAGTAACTTCAGCACCGAATTCACGCTTAAGTCTCTCTACGTAGATCTCAAGGTGAAGCTCACCCATACCAGCAATTCTTGTTTCACCTGATTCTTCGTCAGTGAAAACGTGGAAAGTTGGATCTTCTTTAAGGAATTTCGCAAGACCTTTAGACATCTTCGCTTGCTCGTTCTTATCTTTACAAGAAATTGAAAGCTCGATAACTGGAATTGGAACGTGGATACCTTCAAGAGAAAGCCCTACTGAATCAGAGTCACCTACGAACGTATCACCTGAAGCACAGTCGATACCAACGATAGCAATGATATCACCAGCGTGTGCTGAATCAATATTCTCTCTATCGTTAGAGTTCATTCTAACCATTCTACCAATTCTAACTTTCTTACCAGTTCTTGAATTGAATACTGTCTCACCTTTATTAAGTGTTCCTCTATAGATTCTTGTATAAGTTAACTGTCCAAATTGCTCGTCAGTAATCTTAAACGCCATAGCCAGAAGCTCTTCTGCTGGATCTGGAGAAATCTCAACAGTCTCATCAGAAGATGTCTTAGCAGTTGGCTTAGCACAAGTAAGTGGAGAAGGAAGGTATCTAGTAACAGCTTCAAGAAGAACTTGAACACCTTTATTTTTGAATGCAGAACCCATGTAAACAGGTGTAAGAGCTAGTGACTGAACACCAATCTTAATACACTTGTGAAGTTCTTCTTCAGTTGGCTCGTTACCTTCAAGGTATTTTTCCATAACTTCGTCGTCATACTCAGCAACGGCGTCAATCATAGTTCCTCTAAGCTCTTCAACTTGATCTGCAAGATCCGCTGGACACTCTTCTTCTCTGATATTCTCACCGTTGTCACCGTCGAAGTAGTAAGCCTTCTTAGTGATGAGATCAACAACACCGCAGAAACCGTCTTCTGCACCAATTGGATGTTGCATAAGAACTGCGTTGTGATTTAGTTTTTCAATAAGAGCATCTCTACCGTTAAAAGCATTGGCCCCCATTCTGTCCATCTTGTTTAAGAAAGCAAGTCTTGGAACATTATATCTTTTCATCTGTCTATCAACAGTAATTGACTGAGACTGAACACCAGAAACAGAACAAAGAACTAGGATAGCACCATCAAGAACTCTTAGTGATCTTTCAACTTCAACTGTAAAGTCAACGTGACCCGGAGTATCGATAATATTAATCTTAGTATCTTTTTCGATACCGTCAGCAAAAGTTGTTCCCTTACCAGAGATACCTTTCCAAAATACAGTCGTCGCTGCAGATGTAATTGTAA
Proteins encoded in this window:
- a CDS encoding helix-turn-helix domain-containing protein → MVDLHSILADHRSKSADESAKLSDSHNANPTISKIPDIFFDQILTHFKLTRVEIMVLMYLYRRVWCRPNLYKEHGISQLMSHTEMAKHLGINLEDIYQSLRSLEDYNFISTIRSGQYFVRKYFTKDFDEHFGQTYDDFEI
- a CDS encoding GNAT family N-acetyltransferase produces the protein MEIVSYASLSNDIQKEYLNQIKEIFFACSSIKTFKDSDHRESFFQKWCGDYLEYSSREFFLCLIDKRVAGYLSGHLNSKEALSKFIIPGPETFEDCFERFPAHFHINCSPNHQGKGIGRKLVEHYLSELNNSGVDGVHLITSTDANNLGFYRALGFEHEVSRPFKKHELLLMGREIIA
- the fusA gene encoding elongation factor G is translated as MINNKLMAKTRNIGISAHIDSGKTTLTERILFYCDMIHKIEDVRGGGDGAKMDHMELEKEKGITITSAATTVFWKGISGKGTTFADGIEKDTKINIIDTPGHVDFTVEVERSLRVLDGAILVLCSVSGVQSQSITVDRQMKRYNVPRLAFLNKMDRMGANAFNGRDALIEKLNHNAVLMQHPIGAEDGFCGVVDLITKKAYYFDGDNGENIREEECPADLADQVEELRGTMIDAVAEYDDEVMEKYLEGNEPTEEELHKCIKIGVQSLALTPVYMGSAFKNKGVQVLLEAVTRYLPSPLTCAKPTAKTSSDETVEISPDPAEELLAMAFKITDEQFGQLTYTRIYRGTLNKGETVFNSRTGKKVRIGRMVRMNSNDRENIDSAHAGDIIAIVGIDCASGDTFVGDSDSVGLSLEGIHVPIPVIELSISCKDKNEQAKMSKGLAKFLKEDPTFHVFTDEESGETRIAGMGELHLEIYVERLKREFGAEVTVGAPQVNYRETIRVEAPFDYTHKKQTGGSGQFGQVVGVLKPLAADRKEKEDQVFRFNNEIKGGSIPNEFIGACEKGFQDVMDKGPLAAFPVIDCEIFLQDGKYHDVDSSDMAFRIASRQAMRKAINAAQPVLMEPIMKVEVTTPDEYQGGVIGDLSSRRGMIQGSETDPGGEVIINAEVPLSEMFGYSNDLRSMSAGKATYTMEFSRYHDCPSNIQSDVMKERAEKLANDD
- a CDS encoding tRNA nucleotidyltransferase/poly(A) polymerase family protein, producing MLVELKNALPAPVLEFNKLLNDRGFKLTLIGGAVRDFILYSKLSDDLDFEIRSQKFVDDAIWPSILKDLFKEMKPLGVAVESLKFNIYRVTFKGIEFEISSPRKEVYEPNIGDYGHSDFRAEFSSNFTYEESFARRDFTLNAIGVEFTEEFSLIDPYGGVEAAQKRELDFITDDFFKDPVRLLRTLRFKVAHNLTLSRRIKDDLVYFNLNKLSLHYFVQEGRKIGLENLAYEMDFSRRKFALKLPSWAEEFSKFNFKAFKECYHLVDLVLYFSTQREIADQEVQQLATNFNIKKTTVNDILNLREFYLVELSKLEKDIANDSFDQFCARSLFLKLARLKKGVNRISPELIEFYLSSSLKTFLFEDFVESDLYREILPTIKRSEISMLGIYCHLLKK
- a CDS encoding trypsin-like serine peptidase translates to MKFILLIALVLSSYSHASVKAIYGEDDRLEYSEVSLEYKRLGDATGAMIAKSKLSLQGTSYYFSTKTLGEEMMGNQFRNGYLCSDEAFHSQQTLSTCSGFLVSSNRLLTAGHCITGKKACSNYLWSFGLSESKMREGKIHRDSVYSCKRVIKRSSGKRDYALIELDRSVVGVTPLRISKKSLKKGEKLFTIGHPSNLPLKFAMNGRVEEISGESFKTNLDTFAGNSGSPVLLTKSREVVGILVRGSLDYVKDLSRGCFVANRCERVRSNADCMGESVFNLEYLK
- a CDS encoding trypsin-like serine peptidase, with translation MKVVTKALCVLLMASNAMAISTPKVIYGKDDRKEIKEHSSRAVHKLSQSVAGMVNFYDLSPSRYNGYSTYSSLSLGERINACPGERFVNQPTLMSCTGFLVGEDTLVTAGHCVREVSDCTYNKWVFNFTVDDELIKDQDVYGCKEIIARDEVSLPIIGTTDYAIIKLDRKVKGRAPLKFRTKGKVKNGADVFVIGHPMGLPLKVADNATVKGSFGKTFKTNLDTYGGNSGSPVFNEKTGEVEGILVQGAQDFDTSGYCVGSNFGQGHNEIVYKITRLKALQELFEKGKL
- a CDS encoding LysR family transcriptional regulator, yielding MIETSQLQTLVAVARAKSFSKAAEDLNVTQSAISQSIKNLENKIEVKLFKRSGKKVVLTPEGEKLFSLASSFLGNLGDTLEEIQNDKESMSGKVRIGTLTGVGKSWLAHEMLEYAKKWDDLTVQITLGFQEDLVRAFESYQLDFLILPEESLPSVGEKTLLSEEMSTVVYPKDCDFDIDPENITLEDISTLPTILFEQEDHLLQKWCKDIFGKFPKKFNVRYIINSHGNMLQAVQQGMGLAVVPKHVLNRSFFKDKLNTLGEKFEVSNGKFYIVYHKGSEELLRIQSTLAMLTNSENPLN